From one Flavobacteriales bacterium genomic stretch:
- a CDS encoding multicopper oxidase domain-containing protein: MSMNKVLSKFDLRYPRIRLHPLQGSSASACRATLVFGIVLSTFSTFAQNALPIPDTLSGSTIDLTIQEGTWEFHPGEVIPTYGYNGDLLGPTLILQQGQPMTLNVTNTMPDLTTTHWHGLHVSAANDGGPHSMIMPSSTWSPTFTVMNRASTFWYHPHGIGLTDYQVSKGLAGMIIVRDPQEAALALPRTYGVDDIPLILQTKPIVAGEIMLHTGLDSVVIANGVRNAWKELPAQIVRLRCLNGSSERTFLLGFDNGMNFHVIGTDGGLLASPVSLTRARLMPGERLELLMDLNGMEGNSFQLMSYASELPNGIVGSPQVGDGSAFLDGYQENALNGADFPLVSFTVGSPTPDPITSIPSSLIPMDPLNEADADETRSFVLAPEVMGSMGMIEGPFTINGVMMDMDVINVTIPLGNTEIWEFTNSTMSGHPVHIHDVQFNILDRNGLAPDPWETGWKDVVYVPPMGSARVIMRFEDFADPDMPYMYHCHMLMHEDEGMMGQFVVVDPNAVDEHNMTDALMVWPNPSTGELNLLMPTIKGNAEVRLIDPMGRVVHYETITAQNGASFTHVGGLASGSYLLSITEKTGQRLVRPVIITH, encoded by the coding sequence ATGAGCATGAACAAGGTGCTGAGCAAATTCGATCTGCGCTATCCGCGGATCCGCTTGCACCCGTTGCAGGGGTCTAGTGCGTCAGCATGTCGTGCAACGCTGGTCTTCGGGATCGTGCTTTCCACCTTCTCCACGTTCGCACAGAACGCGCTCCCGATACCCGATACGTTGAGTGGATCGACCATTGACCTCACCATACAGGAGGGAACCTGGGAGTTCCATCCTGGCGAGGTGATACCCACCTACGGCTACAACGGCGACCTGTTGGGGCCAACGCTCATCCTACAACAAGGGCAACCCATGACACTGAACGTTACGAACACCATGCCCGACCTCACCACGACGCATTGGCATGGCTTGCATGTGAGCGCGGCGAACGATGGAGGCCCGCACTCCATGATCATGCCTTCGAGCACGTGGAGCCCAACGTTCACGGTGATGAACCGAGCCAGCACATTCTGGTACCATCCGCACGGCATCGGGCTGACAGACTATCAAGTAAGCAAGGGACTTGCAGGAATGATCATCGTGCGTGACCCGCAGGAAGCTGCACTGGCTTTGCCCCGCACCTATGGCGTGGATGACATCCCCTTGATCCTTCAGACGAAGCCCATAGTCGCGGGGGAGATCATGTTGCATACGGGTTTGGACAGTGTGGTGATCGCCAACGGCGTGCGCAACGCATGGAAGGAACTGCCCGCACAGATCGTGCGCCTCCGCTGCTTGAACGGTAGTTCTGAACGCACCTTCCTACTGGGCTTCGACAACGGGATGAACTTCCACGTGATCGGCACGGACGGCGGCCTACTTGCCTCGCCTGTCTCCTTGACGCGCGCTCGCCTGATGCCTGGCGAACGACTTGAACTACTGATGGACCTCAATGGCATGGAAGGCAATTCCTTTCAATTGATGAGCTACGCGAGCGAGTTACCGAACGGCATCGTGGGCTCTCCGCAGGTTGGCGACGGTTCGGCCTTCCTCGACGGCTATCAAGAGAACGCCCTCAATGGCGCAGACTTCCCACTTGTATCGTTCACCGTTGGATCGCCCACCCCTGATCCCATCACGTCGATCCCCTCTTCGCTCATTCCAATGGATCCGCTGAATGAAGCCGACGCGGATGAAACCCGCTCCTTCGTTCTAGCGCCCGAGGTCATGGGGTCCATGGGCATGATCGAAGGACCGTTTACGATCAACGGTGTCATGATGGACATGGATGTGATCAATGTCACAATCCCATTGGGCAACACCGAGATCTGGGAGTTCACCAACAGCACCATGTCGGGGCATCCCGTGCATATCCACGACGTGCAGTTCAACATCCTCGATCGTAATGGCTTGGCACCTGATCCCTGGGAAACGGGTTGGAAGGATGTGGTGTACGTGCCGCCCATGGGCAGCGCCCGAGTGATCATGCGCTTCGAGGACTTCGCCGATCCCGACATGCCCTACATGTACCACTGTCACATGTTGATGCATGAGGACGAAGGCATGATGGGGCAATTCGTCGTGGTCGATCCCAATGCGGTTGATGAGCATAACATGACTGATGCGCTGATGGTCTGGCCGAACCCGAGCACGGGCGAGTTGAACCTGCTTATGCCAACCATCAAAGGCAACGCCGAGGTTCGCCTGATCGACCCCATGGGCCGTGTGGTCCACTACGAAACGATCACCGCCCAGAATGGCGCCTCCTTCACTCATGTTGGAGGCCTCGCCTCAGGCTCCTACCTACTCTCGATCACTGAAAAGACAGGCCAACGGCTGGTGCGTCCAGTGATCATTACGCATTGA
- a CDS encoding UbiA family prenyltransferase, protein MRLLTAISRFARPKTVLWFTVSTVMGFSALLLSAPPPARFFFVLLPIILLNVGSIITNDIADFSVDRHSPDPAKTSRPLVSGLVNINEAIVIASLSFGMALIMSAFISRWTFLFSVAITILAVVYSLPPFKLSSSRLGSLLFWPFMCVVCYAFWICLVDEAAPTSPEGNLLWRKPEGWMFLGAVVTFMGVGEIISKDLRDLDCDRLGGRRTFVESLKLEHSTRLMALSCWLGAGLWVGTLYMTGRTATVPSVLLLIVSVDWCIKLTRSSQTLRQAYDRQLAMAIHEQWTRVYAVMQFLTAATFIV, encoded by the coding sequence GTGCGCTTACTTACCGCCATTTCTCGATTTGCTCGCCCCAAGACCGTTCTCTGGTTCACGGTTTCCACGGTCATGGGCTTCAGCGCTCTTTTGCTATCAGCTCCTCCGCCCGCCAGGTTCTTCTTCGTGCTGCTTCCCATTATCCTGTTGAACGTCGGATCGATCATCACCAACGACATCGCTGACTTCTCCGTCGATAGACATAGCCCAGATCCTGCAAAGACGAGCCGACCATTGGTTTCTGGCCTCGTGAACATCAACGAGGCCATCGTGATCGCATCCCTCTCATTCGGTATGGCACTGATCATGTCGGCCTTCATCAGCAGATGGACGTTTCTTTTTTCTGTGGCCATCACCATCCTTGCCGTTGTCTACTCCCTACCGCCATTCAAGCTCTCTTCGAGCCGTTTAGGAAGCCTGCTCTTCTGGCCATTCATGTGTGTGGTTTGCTACGCTTTCTGGATCTGTCTGGTAGATGAGGCGGCCCCTACTTCTCCCGAAGGCAACCTGTTGTGGCGGAAACCCGAGGGCTGGATGTTCCTTGGTGCGGTCGTCACGTTCATGGGCGTTGGCGAAATAATCTCCAAAGACCTGCGCGACCTGGATTGTGATAGACTGGGAGGCAGGCGCACTTTCGTTGAATCGTTGAAGCTTGAGCATTCTACACGTCTTATGGCGCTCTCCTGTTGGTTGGGCGCGGGCCTTTGGGTAGGCACGCTCTACATGACGGGCAGAACTGCCACCGTACCATCCGTCCTACTACTCATAGTTAGCGTTGACTGGTGTATCAAGCTGACCCGCTCGTCCCAGACCCTTCGTCAGGCCTATGATCGCCAGTTGGCTATGGCCATTCACGAGCAATGGACGCGTGTTTACGCGGTCATGCAGTTCCTTACCGCAGCTACCTTTATTGTCTAG
- a CDS encoding nucleotide-binding protein: MISRKQLRRIADEVYMLPYYDGAKKRFKEYLGTVGKHISEQRYPNEAEYQRELDRMNELVKEIGTFFLDDEAEERHHSKVQRGIRHFIHRLLSHHPRIFVVHGRNVDVRNAITSMLGKLKMDYEVLEDRTSSGATVIEKFLNCAEECDFAIVLMTADDEGGIRGANQMVLRARQNVILELGYFISRVGRKKIIIMQEDGVHIEWPSDLNGIVRIPYDRGGGWKRSVLKELEAADVYLHPTYARAV; encoded by the coding sequence ATGATCTCCAGAAAGCAACTTAGACGCATCGCTGACGAGGTATACATGCTGCCCTATTATGACGGGGCGAAGAAGCGATTCAAGGAATACCTAGGCACCGTGGGTAAACACATCAGCGAGCAGCGGTATCCGAATGAAGCTGAGTACCAGAGGGAGCTTGATCGAATGAACGAATTGGTCAAGGAGATCGGCACTTTCTTTCTCGATGACGAAGCTGAGGAGCGCCATCATAGCAAGGTTCAACGTGGCATTCGCCATTTCATCCATCGGCTGCTCAGCCACCATCCAAGGATCTTTGTGGTGCATGGGCGGAATGTGGATGTGCGCAATGCCATCACTTCCATGCTCGGTAAGCTGAAGATGGACTATGAAGTGCTTGAAGACCGAACAAGCTCAGGTGCTACCGTTATCGAGAAGTTCCTGAACTGCGCGGAGGAGTGTGACTTCGCAATCGTTCTAATGACCGCTGATGATGAAGGAGGTATCCGAGGAGCGAACCAGATGGTGCTCAGGGCTCGTCAGAATGTCATCCTCGAACTCGGCTATTTCATAAGCAGAGTTGGTCGAAAGAAGATCATCATAATGCAGGAGGATGGAGTTCACATCGAGTGGCCCTCGGACCTGAATGGCATAGTGCGCATCCCATACGACCGTGGAGGAGGTTGGAAGCGTAGCGTGCTAAAGGAATTGGAGGCTGCCGATGTATACCTCCACCCGACCTATGCTCGGGCCGTGTAA